The region TTTTCAGATTATTCCTTATTTCTTTTCTTGGAATGATAAAGATAACAGATTTCAGCAATTTTATCCATATCTATAGTAAATAGCAAGCCCTCGTTAGAATCATCCAAAAATATTTTTTTCTGAATTGTTCTTATAATATCGGTAGTCTTATCTTTTTCTATTAGCTTGAATAGCATCTCTTTTTCTATTTCTTCTGGAAAGGTCACTATTTCGCTGTAAACATCAACTTTGTTATATGACTCTTGAATGCTATTATCTCCTTTAAATTCGATATTTTTAAAATATTTTACAATATCTGCCATATATTTTTTTTTAGCAAATACTCCCAGTAAAACAAATTCTTTTACTTTTTCTTTTTCAGCATTTATCTTTGCTTGTTCGTTAGCTTTGGCTTCTGCTCTATTGTATAATATACCCAATACAAGGATAGAAAATATGGGAACCATAGCCACCATTGCAATCATTCCAAAAGCATCAGTTAGAGGATCACTGCCCAAAATGACAGTTGAGCTCCCAACAGTTAGTGATAAAAGAAAGGTAGCAATCATAGGTCCGGTGACTACGCCTCCGGAATCAAAAGCTATGGATACAAAAATAGGGCTAACAAACCACATAAAAATCAACACTATTAAAAATCCCGGTAAAATGAAATACCACAGAGATATATTATTTATCATTCTGAACATCGATAAAGCCACCGCCACAGCAACACCAAAAGATAAAAAATAAAGGATAATTTTTCTATTAATCGAGCCTGCTGTTACTTTTTCAACTTCAATAATTAATACCTGGATCGCCGGCTCAGCAATGGTTACTACAAATCCCAATACAAATCCAATTGGAATAAGAATCCAATTATAAGATAATTGTCCAAGTGTCTTACCTATTAAATCACCCATGTAAATAAAACCCAAATCAACCCCACTCAAAAATAAAACAAGTCCTAAAAAAGTAAGTAATAATCCTCTTAAAACTATCACAAACTGTGCTTTAGGTAATTTTATTTTTATAAATTGAAATATAACAAATATGATTAAAAGGGGTAATAAAGCAAATAGCACTTCTACTGTTTTGTCTATTAGAATATCTATAAATATTTTCATTAGAATATCATCCCTAGAATTAATACTGCTAAAATAGGTCCGACAGACGCTAAGCCTACAAAACCAAAACTATCTCCAGATGTAGTTTTTGCACCACTTACTGAAGACATCCCTACTCCAAAGGCAAGAATAAATGGAACTGTCATGGGACCTGTTGTAACACCACCGGCATCAAAAGAAACTGCAAAAAAATTTGGTGAAGAGAATATGGCCAATAGAAAAACTAAAATATAGCTACCTAATAATATAATTCGCAAAGATATTTTATAAATGATTCTGACCAACGATAAGGCAAGAAATATGCCTAATCCTAAGGATACAGTAACCATTAAAAGACTTTTGGGAATCTCTCCATTTGAAACATCCATTACCTGATCTGCAAGGATCTGTAAACCGGGTTCAGAGATAGTAACCGCAAACCCTAAGGCAATACCAAGACCAATAACCAGCCATAGATTCTCGTTCTTCATTAAAAAAATACCAAATTCCTCACCTATAGGCAAAAGACTATATCGCACACCAATAAGAAACAAAATAAAACCAGAAAAGGTTAAAACAACCCCAAAAAGAAAAATCATAAATTCCCTTATCGGCAATCGAATAATGGTAAATTGTAAAAGAAATACTGCGATAGTTATGGGTAATATAGCCTGTAGTACTTCTATCATTGTATTTTTAATATTCATCTAAATTCTCCAGATTAAAATAGAT is a window of Atribacterota bacterium DNA encoding:
- a CDS encoding DUF1538 domain-containing protein — its product is MNIKNTMIEVLQAILPITIAVFLLQFTIIRLPIREFMIFLFGVVLTFSGFILFLIGVRYSLLPIGEEFGIFLMKNENLWLVIGLGIALGFAVTISEPGLQILADQVMDVSNGEIPKSLLMVTVSLGLGIFLALSLVRIIYKISLRIILLGSYILVFLLAIFSSPNFFAVSFDAGGVTTGPMTVPFILAFGVGMSSVSGAKTTSGDSFGFVGLASVGPILAVLILGMIF